One genomic segment of Flagellimonas marinaquae includes these proteins:
- a CDS encoding PIG-L deacetylase family protein, translating to MKKLKLNLTMKHLTKGALTLLAIILFQSNIHGQQLYEGKVIMAVFAHPDDEGSVAPILAKYIREGATAHLVIVTDGRYGTNDHHDHVAGETLVATRKEEMKCAAEKLGVILHHWDYHDQLRAGEGYDGHVPHARKMILQLYNLVESVKPDVLITWGPDGASTHMDHRLVGATVTQVFLAKDWGEKPGSLYYYGTPSGLITDPASRILRGQAKKFLRTKISYTQEDLDKSFNSIKCHYSQMPPNMKKEDYEKRRASNGMYVYLRKFEGPTKDSNSIFD from the coding sequence ATGAAAAAACTAAAACTCAATTTGACTATGAAGCATCTCACCAAGGGTGCTTTGACTTTATTGGCAATTATCCTATTTCAATCGAACATCCATGGTCAACAACTTTACGAAGGAAAGGTTATTATGGCCGTATTTGCCCATCCCGATGATGAAGGATCAGTGGCTCCTATTTTAGCAAAATATATAAGAGAAGGAGCCACAGCCCATTTGGTAATCGTAACTGATGGAAGGTACGGGACCAATGACCATCATGACCACGTAGCTGGGGAAACCCTAGTCGCGACTAGAAAAGAAGAGATGAAATGCGCCGCAGAAAAATTGGGGGTGATTTTGCATCATTGGGATTATCATGACCAACTAAGAGCTGGGGAAGGGTATGACGGACATGTACCCCATGCAAGAAAAATGATCCTGCAACTCTATAACCTAGTCGAAAGTGTCAAACCGGATGTTTTGATCACTTGGGGACCTGATGGAGCATCAACCCATATGGACCACAGGTTAGTGGGAGCTACCGTAACGCAAGTATTCTTAGCCAAGGACTGGGGCGAAAAACCAGGATCTCTCTACTATTATGGCACTCCCTCTGGATTAATCACGGACCCCGCAAGTAGAATATTAAGGGGTCAAGCTAAAAAATTCTTGCGCACAAAAATATCTTACACCCAAGAAGATCTGGACAAATCATTTAATTCAATCAAATGTCATTATAGTCAGATGCCTCCAAATATGAAAAAAGAAGATTATGAAAAAAGAAGGGCATCAAATGGTATGTATGTATATTTACGAAAATTTGAAGGTCCGACAAAGGATTCAAATTCTATCTTCGATTAA